In a genomic window of Drosophila takahashii strain IR98-3 E-12201 chromosome 3L, DtakHiC1v2, whole genome shotgun sequence:
- the fal gene encoding putative gustatory receptor 98b isoform X3, with the protein MVAKSSRLLATALPYLQIFSVLALAPPPQSFGNTSHKRLRCYLMGGYVCYAASIIVLVLVVSYLNIVAINEEVLDYNVGDFTRVMGNIQKSLYSLMAIANHLNMLFNYRRLAGIYEDIASLEKEIDQASQCFGGQKQLLSFRFRLAFTVGLWMTLLVGLMPRFTLLAMGPYVSWPSKILTEFVTIMQQLKCLEYCVFVLMVHELLLRLRHTLLQLQAELEDCNRQDMLQAVCVALKRNQLLLGRIWRLEGELCSYFSLPMILLFIFNGLTILHVINWAYINTFLDNDCCRYDRFCTCSILLINLLMACLLSQRCINSYNCFLRILHQIRCMSAASDFPMLIRGLQEYSLQMQHLKLLFTCGGFFDINLKYFGGMLVTILGYTIILIQFKVQAFAEDEHKSSLHKSV; encoded by the exons ATGGTTGCCAAAAGTAGCCGTTTGTTGGCCACAGCCCTTCCGTATCTCCAGATATTTTCTGTGCTTGCTCTTGCGCCACCGCCGCAAAGTTTTGGCAATACCTCACATAAGCGATTGAGATGTTACTTGATGGGTGGATACGTGTGCTATGCAGCTTCAATCATTGTGCTGGTCTTGGTTGTGTCCTACTTAAACATTGTAGCCATAAACGAGGAAGTCTTGGATTACAATGTAGGAGACTTCACCAGGGTCATGGGTAACATACAAAAGAGCCTCTACTCTTTGATGGCCATCGCCAACCATTTAAACATGCTGTTCAACTACCGGCGGCTTGCTGGAATCTACGAGGACATTGCGAGTCTGGAGAAGGAAATAGATCAAGCTTCGCAGTGTTTCGGTGGACAAAAGCAGCTACTCAGTTTCCGCTTCCGTTTGGCCTTCACTGTGGGTTTGTGGATGACCCTACTGGTGGGCCTAATGCCCAGATTCACTCTATTGGCCATGGGTCCCTATGTCAGCTGGCCCAGTAAGATTCTCACCGAGTTTGTCACAATAATGCAGCAGCTCAAGTGTCTGGAATATTGCGTATTTGTGCTGATGGTCCACGAACTGCTGCTGCGATTGCGCCACACACTTCTTCAGCTGCAGGCGGAATTGGAGGACTGCAACCGGCAGGACATGCTCCAAGCAGTATGTGTTGCTCTCAAGCGGAATCAGTTGCTTCTTGGGCGCATTTGGAGACTGGAGGGAGAGCTGTGTAGCTACTTCTCCCTGCCTATGATCTTGCTGTTTATCTTCAATGGACTCACCATCCTTCACGTGATCAACTGGGCCTACATTAATACATTCCTCGACAATGATTGCTGCCGCTATG ACCGATTCTGCACCTGCTCTATTCTGCTAATAAATCTTCTAATGGCCTGCCTTCTAAGTCAGCGGTGTATCAACTCG TATAACTGCTTCCTGCGAATCCTTCATCAGATTCGTTGCATGTCTGCAGCATCCGATTTCCCCATGTTAATCAGAGGACTGCAGGAGTACTCCTTGCAGATGCAACATCTTAAACTACTCTTCACCTGCGGCGGATTCTTCGACATCAACTTAAAATACTTCGGGGGG ATGCTGGTCACTATTCTCGGATATACTATAATTCTTATACAATTCAAAGTCCAGGCATTTGCTGAGGATGAGCATAAGTCGAGTCTCCATAAGAGCGTTTAA